Within Synergistaceae bacterium, the genomic segment TTGACGTAAATTTGCACACCGCTCTTGTTCTCATATAACAGTCGAATGTTGTCGAGGTATTTTTCCATAGATACGTTAACTCCTGTGACCTGTTTCATTTGTTTGGATGACAAGCCGTTTACCGAAATACGAATTTGCGTCATTCCGCAGTCCGTAAGTTTGTCGACCCACTCGCGGTTAAGCAGTACGCCATTCGTATAAGTTATTATTCTGCCATCATATCCGCGTTTGCGTAACAACTTGACTATTTCGGAAAACTGAGGGTTGCAGAGCGGCTCACCGATACCGCAAAAGTTAATCATTTTGGGCGGTTGCGGCAGATCCAAGATTTGCGTAATAAGATTCTCGTACAACGCTGAATCCATATGTTGCAGCCTGAAACCGCTGCTTTTAATAAGATCTTGCTCTGTGCCGCGGGTTGAATGCATACAAAAACGACACCGAAGATTGCAATAACGCGTAGGTTCAATTTGTATCGTGAATGGAGCGGGCAGCGGCGCGGCAACCCGTAAGTCAGTTCGCTTTATGTCATAGTTCGGTAAATTATCGGCCATTTATCTTCTCTCTTCTAAATATCTTTTCTCTTTTAACCGTACCAGAAGTTCCGTACGGCAATCGTCCAAATATTCCTCGGGTTGCTCAATCGAATAAATATCATCGCACTCGCGACACTGCTCTATTGAATGATGTCCGTGTTCGAGACTTTGATATAGCAACCGTGTCCGCTTTAGCCCCGTCCATATTTCTGAAAGCGATTCAGTTGCTATATTACCTATCGCCTGTTCTCGCGGTTTCGCGAGTATATCGCAGCAAAATACATCGCCGTCCACATTGACGTGTGTCTGATACAACATCCACGGACATATCTGTCTGTATTCTTTTACCGGTATTCCAAATTGCGTGATTGTGCGGTCTATGTGAGTCAGCGGCTCGCCCATTTGCACGGGAATGTTGATAATATGCTCGATTACGATTTGGTCGCATATATCGCCAAAAGTGCTGAAAAAGAATTTTCGGGTGGACTCGTCATACGCAACATCGTCGGTTGTTTTTATACGAACTTGAAGAGTTCCTTTGTTTTTATATAAATATTTGACTTTCGCAACAAAAGAATCGAAAGCGAAAGCGACACCGGCAAGCCTCTCATAATCTGACGAACTGAGCCCGTAAACCGAAATTTGCAGAGTACTCAGTCCGCTTGTCGAAAGTTCGCCGCAGAATTTTTCCGTTAAAGTTGATCCATTTGTATAGCTTGTAAGCCGTCCGTTGAATCCACGATTTCTGATATAACGAATCATTGCGGGCAGTTCCGGATTAAGTGTAGGTTCACCCATTCCCATAAGAGAGATTCGTTTTGGGATTTCCGGAAAATTGAAAATATCGTCAACAATTTTCTCAAACAATGACCAATTCAAATGTTTTATTTGCTGTGATTTTGCCTGAAATTTGTCCGAGATTTCGCCTCTTGTAGAATGCTGGCAAAAGAAACATTTGAAATTACACTGACGTGTGGGTTCGATGCCAATATAATACGGTGCGGACAACGGAATTACTTCGCGTAAATTGTGACGTTTTGTATCGACAAACGGCGCGACAAACGCTTTAATACGCGATCCCGCCGATAACGCGGATTGATAAGAGCAGAAATTAGCGACTTTGTCAAAGTCGAGAGAACGTTTGCGCGCGTTGTTTCCATAACGGGCCCTTGATTGCTCGCTTTGGCGCAACGAAAAAAGCGCTTTCGCGTATTCACTCGCGCTTTTGATAAGCATACCGTTCACTTCGTGTTCAACGAGCCATTTCCCGGCGGGTTCTCTTGATAGCACTATCGGCAATCCGACAGCCATAGCTTCAAGAACGGCATTTTCTGTCGTTGCAGTCGAATCCGACTGCAACAAATACCCAAAAACGTCAAATTCCAGCATAGCGCGATACACATCATCTACCCAACCTTTAAACGTTACGTTCGGGTGAACAATCTTCCTGTCGGACTCCCCGACCATAACGAACCGCGCGTCTGGGATTAACTTGACGGCCGCATCGACATAATCAAGAAAATCGTACGGCAACTTCTTGTAGGTCGGGGATCCTACATATCCGATTACAAATCCGCCGCTGTGCAGGGAATAATCTGTCTTCGGTTCAATCTCTGTTGGATCAAAGTCGCCGAAGCCACAGACAAGCGTTGACTTGCTACGAAATTCCGGCAGCTCCAACGTCGCGGGCGTGGTCACCATAATATGATCCGCGCGGTCGCGAATATCGTCCGGCATTTTGGGCCCGACAACGCCGTTGTTGTGATACCACAGGAGCAGTCTGCGGTCTTGCGGGAATCCGCGAATTAAATCATTGACCCTGCCGACAGCGTAACCGTCAAAATAACTGACGATAACCGCGTCTGCTTTATCAATCGCAGAGTCTGAGTCAGTGTGGCCAAGTACAGAAACACCCGCCGCCTTGCACCGCTCGATATGATTGAACCTGCGCGGCTCGTCAAGCAATAATACGCTGTGATTATCGCCCGCCTGCTGCCCAAGACGCGCAATTCCCGAAATCGCCTTACCCACGCCGCCGCCCATATGCGGGGTTATATGCAACACATTCATACGCCGTTCAGTCCTTTTGCTATGTTCTTAAGCGTTTTTTCAAATCCAATACTCAAATCCAATACTCAAATCCATTTGTCGGCACAAAGCCGGTTTCAAGCGCAAACTCGCTGCTGTCAAATATTGCGGAGTCGGTGAGCAAGACCATTTATAGAGTCTTAATCGATTTTA encodes:
- a CDS encoding radical SAM protein, which encodes MADNLPNYDIKRTDLRVAAPLPAPFTIQIEPTRYCNLRCRFCMHSTRGTEQDLIKSSGFRLQHMDSALYENLITQILDLPQPPKMINFCGIGEPLCNPQFSEIVKLLRKRGYDGRIITYTNGVLLNREWVDKLTDCGMTQIRISVNGLSSKQMKQVTGVNVSMEKYLDNIRLLYENKSGVQIYVKTVDNILENAGDRERFFAMFGDICDNMFVENLVSTQQQMGDYNGFIDFHTSLFGERIQRRKVCACMFYQLHIDCEGDVFSCIALGKPRTDSIGNIRDSSLKDIWFGEKRLNLLRQNLTKGSESISLCEGCGAKYDINTPEEILDENADEILKRLSLSKSLPKSLPMSLSKEVTL
- a CDS encoding glycosyltransferase, yielding MGGGVGKAISGIARLGQQAGDNHSVLLLDEPRRFNHIERCKAAGVSVLGHTDSDSAIDKADAVIVSYFDGYAVGRVNDLIRGFPQDRRLLLWYHNNGVVGPKMPDDIRDRADHIMVTTPATLELPEFRSKSTLVCGFGDFDPTEIEPKTDYSLHSGGFVIGYVGSPTYKKLPYDFLDYVDAAVKLIPDARFVMVGESDRKIVHPNVTFKGWVDDVYRAMLEFDVFGYLLQSDSTATTENAVLEAMAVGLPIVLSREPAGKWLVEHEVNGMLIKSASEYAKALFSLRQSEQSRARYGNNARKRSLDFDKVANFCSYQSALSAGSRIKAFVAPFVDTKRHNLREVIPLSAPYYIGIEPTRQCNFKCFFCQHSTRGEISDKFQAKSQQIKHLNWSLFEKIVDDIFNFPEIPKRISLMGMGEPTLNPELPAMIRYIRNRGFNGRLTSYTNGSTLTEKFCGELSTSGLSTLQISVYGLSSSDYERLAGVAFAFDSFVAKVKYLYKNKGTLQVRIKTTDDVAYDESTRKFFFSTFGDICDQIVIEHIINIPVQMGEPLTHIDRTITQFGIPVKEYRQICPWMLYQTHVNVDGDVFCCDILAKPREQAIGNIATESLSEIWTGLKRTRLLYQSLEHGHHSIEQCRECDDIYSIEQPEEYLDDCRTELLVRLKEKRYLEERR